The genomic window CCGCCGTGCCCGGCGTGCTCGTCGGCTGCGCGCCGATCGTGGTGGCGGTGCTGGTGCCGCTCGCCGCGCGGCGGCGGCCGACCCCGGCCGGCACCGCGGGCGCCGCCATGGTGGCGGCGGGCGCGTTCGTCGTCCAGGGCTGGGGCGGTACGGACCTGCCAGGGCTGCTGTGGTCGGTGGCCGCGCTCGGCGGCGAAGTGGGCTTCGCGCTGCTCGCGGCACCCCTGGTGGCCCCGCTGGGGCCGCTGTTGCTGTCCGCGTGCGTGTGCGGGCTGGCCGCCGTCGAGGCCGCCGTCATCGGCGTGGTCATGGACGGCACGGGCGTCCTGCGGGTGCCGACCGGCGCCGAGGCGGCCGCGCTCGGGTGGCAGGCGGTGGTCGCCACCGTCATCGGCTTCGTGTGCTGGTACGCCGGCATGCAGCGGCTCGGCGCGGAGCGCGCGACGCTCTTCTCCGGCCTGATCCCGGTGTCGGCCGCGCTGACCGCGCCGCTGGTCGCGCTCGGGACCCTCGGCGCCGCCCAACTCGCGGGCAGCGCACTGGTGGCCGCCGGCGTGGCGGTCGGCGCGAGCCGCCGGCCGGACCGCGCCGGGCGGCCGGCCGCGCAGGTCAGGGCGCCGGCCTTGGCGGCGGCCCGGCCGGCCCCGGCGCGCCGCTGAGATCGTCCGGGGTAATTGTCCGGCGGCGGGAAC from Streptomyces sp. NBC_01198 includes these protein-coding regions:
- a CDS encoding DMT family transporter, translated to MTSSSHRAGILLAALACVLVGASFTAGGALVDYPHAGGQAVRYGVACLLLAWPARRAGGRGRLAALRARQWVLAATVAGVGMVGFNLSVLAAERSAQPAVPGVLVGCAPIVVAVLVPLAARRRPTPAGTAGAAMVAAGAFVVQGWGGTDLPGLLWSVAALGGEVGFALLAAPLVAPLGPLLLSACVCGLAAVEAAVIGVVMDGTGVLRVPTGAEAAALGWQAVVATVIGFVCWYAGMQRLGAERATLFSGLIPVSAALTAPLVALGTLGAAQLAGSALVAAGVAVGASRRPDRAGRPAAQVRAPALAAARPAPARR